From the genome of Psychroserpens ponticola, one region includes:
- a CDS encoding MraY family glycosyltransferase encodes MIKTLLENFNPENSPLIWLVCAFVLAFVIAYQTFPTILYVAKEKHLMDEPDSRSMHSSKTPTLGGIGIFFSLVVVMTIVGAMLNTKALLLVMGGLTILFFLGLKDDLTVLSARKKFIGQLFAALLLIIFTDTRIIGFSKIFDIDILPYWVSIGFTLFVYILIINAYNLIDGVDGLAGCIALLISVFFTILFYNSGALSLATISVALIGALLAFLKSNFSSKNKIFMGDTGSMIVGFLLAFFTISFISQSQTNIDSEYFRASPALAFAMLFFPLIDTLRIFFIRIFILKKSPFEADKNHIHHRFIQAGFSHVQTTFTVVLINLFIVVIAFNMLHLNLNSQIGLLLVYGSVLYCLPFIIVRVFNKNKKRVKV; translated from the coding sequence ATGATTAAAACATTACTTGAAAATTTTAATCCTGAAAACAGTCCATTAATATGGCTCGTTTGCGCTTTTGTTCTTGCATTTGTAATTGCATACCAAACCTTTCCAACTATTTTATATGTTGCTAAAGAAAAGCATCTTATGGATGAGCCAGATAGTAGAAGCATGCATTCTAGTAAAACACCAACCTTAGGAGGTATTGGTATTTTTTTTAGTTTGGTAGTGGTCATGACTATTGTTGGCGCAATGCTTAATACAAAGGCATTATTGCTGGTTATGGGTGGATTAACTATCCTTTTTTTTCTTGGTCTAAAAGATGATTTAACTGTGCTTTCTGCTAGAAAGAAATTTATAGGACAACTGTTTGCTGCATTATTATTAATTATCTTTACTGATACACGTATTATTGGGTTTTCAAAAATTTTTGATATAGATATATTGCCTTATTGGGTATCTATTGGTTTTACATTATTTGTATATATATTAATAATAAATGCCTATAACCTTATTGATGGTGTGGATGGTTTAGCAGGCTGTATCGCTTTATTAATAAGTGTTTTTTTTACGATATTATTTTATAACTCTGGCGCACTTAGTCTGGCTACAATTTCAGTGGCTCTAATTGGTGCATTATTAGCATTTTTGAAGTCGAATTTTTCTTCTAAAAATAAAATATTTATGGGAGATACAGGATCTATGATTGTTGGGTTCTTGCTCGCCTTCTTTACAATTAGTTTTATCTCGCAATCACAAACAAATATTGATTCTGAATATTTTAGAGCTTCGCCAGCTTTGGCGTTTGCCATGCTGTTTTTTCCTCTTATTGATACATTACGAATCTTTTTTATTCGAATCTTTATTTTGAAGAAAAGCCCTTTCGAAGCTGATAAAAATCACATTCATCATAGGTTTATTCAAGCTGGATTTTCACATGTACAAACTACGTTCACTGTAGTTCTTATCAATTTATTTATAGTCGTAATTGCGTTTAACATGTTGCATTTAAATTTAAATTCGCAAATTGGACTGCTTTTAGTGTATGGTTCAGTATTATATTGTTTGCCATTTATTATTGTTAGAGTATTCAATAAAAATAAAAAACGCGTCAAGGTCTAA
- the wecB gene encoding non-hydrolyzing UDP-N-acetylglucosamine 2-epimerase translates to MHNITIIAGARPNFMKIAPIIHAIQKAKAEGFDLDYRLVHTGQHYDKNMSGSFFEQLEIPEPHANLECSGGSQAEQTANIMISFEKELLAHPADIVLVVGDVTSTMACALVAQKLQTKVAHVEGGIRSDDWTMPEEINRLVTDSITNYFFTTSETANENLKKSGVNDEQIFFVGNTMIDTLLKQQPNFIQPQVWNDLNLFEGNYIVMTLHRPANVDEESQLKDMIDEIIANTQDLPLVFPVHPRTAKILERLHISHQRLHMVKPLSYLEFNYLVQRAKAVITDSGGITEEASVMRVPCLTLRDNTERPETITLGTNELVGTNPKNMKPYLDKLFAGNWKKGNDIPLWDGQTATRIITSLKELFSNN, encoded by the coding sequence ATGCATAATATTACAATCATTGCTGGAGCACGACCAAATTTCATGAAGATTGCACCAATTATTCATGCCATTCAAAAAGCAAAAGCAGAAGGTTTTGATTTAGATTATAGATTGGTGCATACAGGGCAACACTATGATAAAAACATGTCTGGAAGTTTTTTTGAACAATTAGAGATTCCAGAACCGCATGCAAATTTAGAATGTAGTGGAGGGTCACAGGCTGAACAAACAGCAAACATTATGATTAGTTTTGAAAAAGAATTATTAGCTCATCCTGCTGATATAGTGCTTGTAGTTGGTGATGTGACATCAACAATGGCGTGCGCTCTTGTAGCTCAAAAACTTCAAACCAAAGTAGCACATGTTGAAGGAGGTATTCGTTCCGACGATTGGACAATGCCTGAAGAAATTAATAGATTAGTAACCGATAGCATTACAAATTACTTTTTTACCACTTCAGAAACTGCAAATGAAAACTTGAAAAAAAGTGGTGTTAACGATGAGCAAATATTTTTCGTTGGAAATACAATGATAGATACATTACTTAAACAACAACCTAATTTTATTCAACCACAAGTTTGGAACGATTTAAACCTTTTTGAAGGTAATTATATTGTGATGACGCTTCATAGACCAGCAAATGTAGATGAAGAGTCTCAACTAAAGGATATGATAGATGAAATTATAGCAAACACGCAAGATTTGCCATTGGTTTTTCCTGTGCATCCTAGAACCGCTAAAATTTTAGAACGATTGCATATTAGTCACCAAAGGCTTCATATGGTGAAACCTTTAAGTTATTTAGAATTTAATTATTTGGTGCAACGTGCAAAAGCAGTAATAACAGATTCTGGAGGAATTACAGAAGAAGCCTCTGTAATGCGAGTACCTTGTTTGACTCTTAGAGATAATACAGAACGTCCTGAAACCATCACTTTAGGAACTAATGAATTGGTAGGTACAAACCCAAAAAACATGAAGCCTTATTTAGATAAGCTTTTTGCTGGAAATTGGAAAAAAGGAAATGATATTCCATTATGGGATGGGCAAACAGCTACAAGAATTATTACATCTTTAAAAGAATTATTTTCAAATAATTAA
- a CDS encoding WecB/TagA/CpsF family glycosyltransferase: MEAKSLNGVMTFAPRSREELMQYAFDHHKIMVAVNAEKILHATDDSRALINRNLGYPDGIGAVWALQKKGIKNVVKIPGCELWLDVVENYYKTKSFYLVGGKQDIIEETVNKLQSDFKGITICNFRNGYIKTEEEENALIEDIKKHQPDVVFVAMGSPKQENLMEKIQQSHQAVYQGLGGSYDVYTGNVKRAPKWWVKNNMEWTYRLLSQPSRIKRQIHLVRFFVNLHLGKY; encoded by the coding sequence ATGGAAGCTAAGTCATTAAATGGAGTAATGACCTTTGCTCCAAGGTCTAGAGAAGAATTGATGCAATATGCTTTCGATCATCATAAAATTATGGTTGCAGTTAATGCAGAAAAAATTCTTCACGCAACAGATGATAGTCGTGCACTCATCAATAGAAATCTAGGCTATCCAGATGGAATTGGAGCTGTTTGGGCACTTCAAAAAAAAGGAATTAAAAATGTAGTGAAAATTCCAGGATGCGAACTTTGGCTAGATGTCGTTGAAAATTATTACAAAACAAAATCCTTTTATTTAGTAGGAGGAAAGCAAGACATAATTGAAGAAACAGTTAATAAATTACAATCTGATTTTAAAGGCATTACAATTTGTAATTTCAGAAACGGTTATATTAAAACTGAAGAAGAAGAAAACGCCCTAATTGAAGATATTAAAAAACATCAACCAGATGTGGTTTTTGTAGCGATGGGATCTCCAAAGCAAGAAAATTTGATGGAGAAAATTCAACAATCTCATCAAGCGGTTTATCAAGGTTTAGGCGGAAGTTATGACGTTTATACAGGGAATGTAAAAAGAGCTCCAAAATGGTGGGTGAAAAATAATATGGAATGGACCTATAGGTTATTAAGTCAGCCTTCAAGAATTAAGCGTCAAATTCATTTAGTAAGATTTTTTGTAAACTTGCATTTAGGTAAATATTAA
- a CDS encoding delta-aminolevulinic acid dehydratase, which produces MKYKVDSSFLKLKAYCENEKFKGWDPYDGMNSKVFQALPLKHWDLARLAWIQGFKRSPINFRKLLLVPKEHNAKGVGLFLLGYCRLYKLAEKGCEDFGTKADILQRIKEVTHLLLDLRTKGYSGSAWGYNFDWQARRLFLFKKQTPTVVATCFCVEALLESYEITKDETVLKETLSAADFVLNDLSRTPHGEGVIFSYSIKDGNNTVINASLLGAKILSYSFKYTKNQEHANLAKQAVIAACDLQEEDGSWIYGLLPVQSWKDSFHTGFNLDAIETYQQNTKDHSFQASIQKGTDYYLEHFFEDNGTPKYYHNKTYPIDIHCPAQVIVTLSKLGVFKNHEELMSKVLDWTIDNMQHKKGYFYYQLKKGMSSKISYMRWSNAFMFNAMAHFLLETKSVKHGS; this is translated from the coding sequence TTGAAATATAAAGTCGATTCAAGTTTTTTAAAGCTAAAAGCTTATTGTGAAAACGAAAAGTTTAAAGGTTGGGATCCTTATGACGGCATGAATTCTAAAGTTTTTCAGGCTTTACCTCTTAAGCATTGGGACTTGGCTCGACTTGCCTGGATTCAAGGATTTAAACGGAGTCCTATAAACTTTAGGAAACTATTATTAGTTCCAAAAGAACACAACGCTAAAGGTGTCGGACTTTTTCTCTTGGGCTACTGTCGTTTATACAAGTTAGCTGAAAAAGGCTGTGAAGACTTCGGAACTAAAGCAGATATTCTACAACGTATAAAAGAAGTAACGCACTTATTACTTGATCTAAGAACTAAAGGTTACTCAGGTTCAGCTTGGGGTTATAATTTTGATTGGCAGGCAAGACGTTTGTTCTTATTTAAAAAACAAACACCAACAGTTGTGGCTACTTGTTTTTGTGTTGAAGCTTTATTAGAAAGCTATGAAATTACTAAAGACGAAACGGTCTTGAAAGAGACTTTGTCAGCTGCAGATTTTGTGCTTAATGACTTGTCAAGAACACCACATGGTGAAGGTGTCATATTTTCTTATAGTATTAAAGATGGCAATAATACGGTTATTAATGCATCTCTTTTAGGTGCGAAAATATTAAGTTATTCTTTTAAGTATACTAAAAATCAAGAGCATGCAAATTTGGCAAAACAGGCTGTTATTGCTGCTTGTGATCTGCAAGAAGAAGATGGTTCCTGGATTTATGGTTTGCTTCCAGTGCAATCATGGAAAGATAGTTTTCATACTGGGTTCAACTTAGATGCGATTGAAACGTATCAGCAAAACACTAAAGATCATAGTTTTCAAGCCTCTATACAGAAAGGAACTGACTATTATCTTGAACATTTTTTTGAGGATAATGGAACACCTAAGTATTACCATAATAAAACCTATCCAATAGATATTCATTGTCCAGCTCAAGTAATAGTGACACTTTCTAAACTCGGTGTTTTTAAAAACCATGAAGAATTGATGTCAAAAGTTTTAGATTGGACAATTGATAATATGCAACATAAAAAAGGCTATTTTTATTATCAATTGAAAAAAGGAATGAGCTCAAAAATTTCTTATATGAGATGGAGTAATGCGTTTATGTTTAATGCAATGGCACATTTTTTATTAGAAACTAAATCAGTAAAACATGGAAGCTAA
- a CDS encoding bi-domain-containing oxidoreductase, giving the protein MQQLTQKLGSGDMIIQDVPYPQLGKGMVIVKNHYSIISAGTEGSTVVAARKSLLGKAKERPQQVKQVIDTLKKQGPIQTYRAVMKKLDAYSPLGYSSAGEVIEVGEGVTEFEVGDKVACAGAGYANHAEIITVPINLCVKLNSNTNLKDAAYNTLGAISMQGVRQADLRLGESCVIIGLGLLGQLAALILKASGVTVIGIDVSEAAVKQAIDNNVVDLGLTRNAAGVEEQIQNITNGYGADAVIIAAATSSLDPINFAGAIARKKGKVVVLGAVPTGFERDPFWYRKELELKMACSYGPGRYDLNYEEKGIDYPLPYVRWTEKRNMEAFQNLIATKRIDIDYLTTHEFEFEKAKDAFDLVVSKEEPFTGIALKYDLEKTISKSKIPTSENNKLGKINISFIGAGSYAQGNLLPNIPETNEVGRVGVLTNTGTTSKRVAEKFKFQFCATQESDVLDDKTNTVFVATRHDSHGPYVLKSLEANKNVFVEKPLCLLESELESIINLQSKTNKAVMVGFNRRFSPLTTKLKKAVGNNPMTMIYRINSGAIPGDNWIQDLEIGGGRVLGEVCHFIDYLTYLNGSLPVKISASALPDANQLNDTLNILVQFENGSSGVIGYYANGSKSLTKEYVEVFSAGMSATLNDFKELKIYGKGKPKKDKILNQNKGQKEMVSAFVNGLLTNGKAPIPFEDIVAVTKASFGVLESVKRGGQQVEI; this is encoded by the coding sequence ATGCAACAACTAACACAAAAATTAGGTTCTGGTGATATGATTATTCAAGATGTGCCTTATCCTCAATTAGGAAAAGGAATGGTCATCGTGAAAAATCACTATTCTATTATAAGTGCAGGAACTGAGGGTTCTACTGTCGTCGCAGCTCGTAAAAGCTTACTTGGTAAAGCTAAAGAGCGTCCGCAACAGGTTAAGCAAGTTATTGATACTTTAAAAAAACAAGGCCCAATCCAAACGTATAGAGCTGTGATGAAAAAGCTCGATGCATACTCGCCATTAGGCTATAGTTCTGCTGGAGAAGTAATTGAAGTTGGTGAAGGTGTAACCGAATTTGAAGTAGGTGATAAAGTCGCTTGTGCTGGAGCAGGATATGCAAATCATGCTGAAATTATTACAGTACCAATTAATCTTTGTGTTAAATTAAACTCAAATACAAATTTAAAAGACGCTGCATACAATACACTTGGAGCAATATCTATGCAAGGTGTACGTCAAGCCGATTTACGACTAGGCGAATCTTGTGTGATTATTGGCCTTGGCTTGCTTGGTCAATTAGCAGCATTAATCTTAAAAGCATCTGGAGTAACCGTTATTGGTATTGATGTCTCTGAAGCAGCTGTTAAACAAGCTATTGATAATAATGTAGTTGATTTAGGTCTCACTAGAAATGCAGCTGGTGTTGAAGAGCAAATCCAAAATATAACCAATGGCTACGGAGCAGATGCTGTTATTATCGCTGCTGCAACTTCAAGTTTAGATCCCATAAATTTTGCAGGTGCTATTGCACGTAAAAAAGGAAAAGTTGTCGTTCTTGGTGCTGTTCCAACTGGTTTTGAACGTGATCCATTTTGGTATCGTAAAGAGTTAGAGTTAAAAATGGCGTGTTCTTATGGTCCAGGTCGTTACGATTTAAACTACGAAGAAAAAGGAATTGATTATCCGTTGCCTTATGTGCGTTGGACAGAAAAACGAAACATGGAAGCGTTTCAGAATTTAATTGCTACCAAACGTATTGATATAGATTACCTAACAACACACGAGTTTGAATTTGAAAAAGCTAAAGATGCATTCGATCTTGTAGTCTCTAAAGAAGAACCTTTTACAGGAATTGCTCTTAAATATGACCTGGAAAAAACGATTTCAAAATCTAAAATTCCAACGTCTGAAAATAATAAACTAGGTAAAATAAATATCTCCTTTATTGGAGCAGGAAGTTATGCGCAAGGAAATCTTTTGCCTAATATTCCTGAAACTAATGAAGTTGGTCGTGTTGGTGTTTTAACCAATACAGGTACAACGTCTAAACGTGTTGCTGAAAAATTTAAGTTTCAGTTTTGTGCTACTCAGGAATCAGATGTGTTAGACGATAAAACAAATACAGTTTTCGTTGCTACTCGTCATGATTCGCATGGACCTTATGTTTTAAAAAGTTTAGAAGCAAATAAAAATGTTTTTGTCGAAAAACCATTATGTCTTTTAGAATCAGAATTAGAATCTATTATTAACTTACAATCAAAAACCAATAAAGCGGTTATGGTTGGGTTTAATAGACGATTTTCACCGTTGACTACTAAACTGAAAAAAGCTGTTGGAAATAATCCAATGACGATGATTTATAGAATTAATTCAGGTGCAATTCCTGGTGATAACTGGATTCAGGATTTAGAAATTGGTGGTGGACGAGTATTAGGTGAGGTATGCCATTTTATTGATTACTTAACGTATTTAAATGGAAGTCTTCCTGTAAAAATATCAGCTTCAGCGCTTCCAGATGCAAATCAGTTAAATGATACTTTAAATATTTTAGTTCAGTTTGAAAATGGATCTTCAGGTGTCATTGGCTATTATGCGAATGGATCAAAATCCTTAACTAAGGAATACGTTGAGGTATTCTCAGCTGGAATGTCAGCAACGCTTAACGATTTTAAAGAATTGAAAATTTATGGTAAAGGAAAACCTAAAAAAGATAAAATTCTGAATCAAAATAAAGGTCAGAAAGAAATGGTTAGCGCATTTGTTAATGGTTTACTTACCAATGGTAAAGCGCCAATCCCTTTTGAAGATATCGTTGCTGTAACCAAAGCATCTTTTGGAGTTCTAGAATCTGTAAAGCGTGGAGGACAGCAAGTTGAAATATAA
- a CDS encoding acyltransferase, translated as MKIIIRKMVHSLGNLLRFFQMYFLRASGAKIGKNTMISLGAKIDLRRGKVIIGDHCLITHGCYILSHDGAAHIINPEDNGTGYVNIGDHVFIGVNTVVMRNVTIGSHSIIGAGSVVNKDIPEGVVAAGNPIKIIKELEKPYRSLPKVHKNVD; from the coding sequence ATGAAAATAATTATTAGAAAAATGGTCCATTCATTGGGTAATCTACTTAGATTTTTTCAAATGTATTTTCTTAGAGCTTCTGGTGCCAAAATTGGTAAAAATACAATGATAAGTCTTGGCGCAAAAATAGATTTAAGACGAGGTAAAGTTATTATTGGTGACCATTGCTTAATAACTCATGGTTGTTATATATTATCACATGATGGTGCTGCGCACATTATCAATCCAGAAGATAATGGCACAGGTTATGTCAATATTGGTGATCATGTGTTTATTGGAGTTAATACTGTTGTGATGAGAAACGTTACGATTGGTAGTCATTCTATAATTGGAGCTGGATCAGTTGTTAATAAAGATATTCCTGAAGGTGTAGTTGCCGCTGGAAACCCAATAAAAATAATTAAAGAATTAGAGAAACCTTACAGGTCTTTGCCTAAGGTTCATAAAAATGTAGATTAA
- a CDS encoding glycosyltransferase family 4 protein: MVKKKPKILFIGPTPPPYSGPELSMQQFLESQMLNEAFEIKFLKTNFRNDNTKKGKLDLSMLTNFFIFFSKLLKLLITNRFKCVYYPITPTQIGWIGRDVWTILLGKLFGAKVIIHLRGSHFKLNFQQFNTIIKRLVGFSLKRVDCAIVQAKYLNDQFLPYINASKVSVLYQAMDINQYSNDYEVEVEKGKILVMGHMTKAKGFTDILKIIPDLCDEFPYIKFYFAGNIRKGERGVFYNQYTGEKIDYEDPFEAENKILNSAYNQNYENLGIISGEDKMKHLQSTDMFLTASYSEGFSRSLLEAMAIGKPVVFTPVGAHREVFEDGIHGYSFIPGDLEGLKKALRTMLEDANKRLVLGQTNRNYVVSDFSIQKIAKDFKTIISNTLEA, translated from the coding sequence ATGGTTAAAAAAAAACCTAAAATACTATTTATCGGTCCAACACCTCCTCCTTACTCTGGTCCCGAACTGAGTATGCAACAGTTTTTAGAATCTCAAATGTTAAATGAAGCATTTGAAATAAAGTTCCTTAAAACAAATTTTCGAAATGATAATACTAAAAAAGGAAAGCTTGATTTATCAATGCTAACTAATTTCTTTATCTTCTTTTCTAAATTGCTTAAATTATTAATTACAAACAGATTTAAATGTGTGTACTATCCTATAACTCCAACACAAATTGGTTGGATAGGTCGTGATGTATGGACCATACTCTTAGGTAAACTATTTGGTGCAAAAGTTATTATTCATTTAAGAGGAAGTCATTTTAAATTAAATTTCCAACAATTTAATACAATTATAAAGCGTCTTGTTGGCTTTAGCTTAAAACGAGTAGACTGTGCTATTGTTCAGGCTAAATATCTCAATGATCAATTTTTACCTTATATAAATGCCTCAAAAGTGTCTGTGCTCTATCAAGCTATGGACATAAATCAATATTCCAATGATTATGAAGTTGAAGTTGAAAAAGGAAAAATACTCGTGATGGGTCATATGACTAAGGCTAAAGGTTTTACAGATATTTTAAAAATAATTCCTGACCTTTGCGACGAATTTCCTTATATAAAGTTTTATTTTGCAGGAAATATAAGAAAAGGAGAAAGAGGTGTCTTTTATAACCAATATACTGGTGAAAAAATAGACTATGAAGATCCTTTCGAAGCAGAAAACAAGATATTGAATTCGGCATATAATCAAAATTACGAAAATCTCGGTATTATTAGTGGAGAGGATAAAATGAAGCATTTGCAATCTACAGATATGTTCTTGACAGCGTCGTATTCCGAAGGCTTTTCAAGATCTTTATTAGAAGCAATGGCGATTGGTAAGCCTGTAGTGTTTACACCTGTTGGTGCTCATCGTGAAGTTTTTGAAGATGGTATTCATGGATATTCTTTTATTCCTGGTGATTTAGAGGGTTTAAAAAAAGCATTAAGAACTATGTTAGAAGATGCAAACAAACGTTTAGTATTAGGACAAACAAATAGAAACTATGTGGTTTCAGATTTTTCAATTCAAAAAATTGCTAAAGATTTTAAAACGATCATCTCAAACACATTGGAAGCATGA
- a CDS encoding glycosyltransferase: protein MVKILWLSPALNHYKARFLNHLANDNEIQLHILSGTGRNKMGDHEISQDWTFDQDKINVPKSKFGFSKEVKAFLKKEAHNFDWIMIPAEKKNLLLFMFLVKHCRNLQNTNVFSYNHPILKTKNKNLKAIDLWLSKFFFKNLDRVVFYTKESMELALSENLIASKKSYWVNNTIDTIEVNKFYEYVKPPKEEQRMLFIGRLIESKQIPELFRYYHEIKKSIADLKLEIIGDGPMSEVVEAAVKNDKDIIWHKSIVDEEKIAPIMSRSCLVFVPGHSGLSINHAFVYGRPYVTLQADKHGPEISYLINGENGYILAEDFDRNVQKLSNLLLDSNLLDRFCQNANAKGKELSVEKWVAQMKSNLLDG from the coding sequence ATGGTAAAAATTTTATGGCTCTCACCTGCATTAAATCATTATAAAGCAAGGTTTTTAAATCACTTAGCTAATGATAATGAAATTCAACTACATATTCTTTCAGGAACTGGTCGTAATAAAATGGGTGACCATGAAATTAGTCAAGATTGGACATTTGATCAAGATAAAATAAATGTTCCTAAATCAAAATTTGGCTTTTCTAAAGAGGTTAAGGCGTTTTTAAAGAAAGAAGCTCATAATTTTGATTGGATTATGATTCCTGCTGAAAAAAAGAATTTGCTTTTATTTATGTTTCTTGTAAAGCATTGCAGAAATCTTCAAAACACAAATGTGTTTTCATATAATCATCCGATTTTAAAAACAAAAAACAAAAACTTAAAAGCTATAGATTTATGGTTGTCTAAGTTTTTTTTTAAAAACCTAGATCGCGTTGTATTCTATACTAAAGAAAGTATGGAACTTGCATTAAGTGAAAATTTAATTGCTTCAAAAAAATCATACTGGGTAAATAATACAATTGATACGATTGAAGTTAATAAATTTTATGAGTACGTAAAACCTCCAAAAGAGGAACAACGAATGTTGTTTATTGGTCGATTAATCGAATCAAAACAGATTCCTGAATTGTTCAGGTATTACCACGAAATTAAGAAAAGTATTGCCGATTTAAAACTTGAAATTATAGGTGATGGACCAATGTCTGAAGTGGTTGAAGCAGCTGTGAAAAATGATAAGGATATCATTTGGCATAAGTCTATCGTTGATGAAGAAAAAATTGCGCCTATAATGTCTAGATCTTGCTTGGTGTTTGTTCCAGGTCATTCAGGATTATCAATTAACCACGCCTTTGTTTATGGTAGACCTTATGTAACTTTACAAGCTGATAAACATGGCCCTGAGATTAGTTACCTTATTAATGGTGAAAATGGTTATATTCTTGCTGAAGATTTTGATCGTAATGTTCAAAAATTGTCAAATTTATTATTAGATAGTAACCTGTTAGATAGATTCTGTCAGAATGCGAATGCTAAAGGAAAAGAGTTGTCTGTTGAAAAATGGGTAGCACAAATGAAAAGTAATCTGTTAGATGGTTAA
- a CDS encoding O-antigen ligase family protein produces the protein MASALNNFTWDFKLYKQWFGSREVALKWMLVVILLFPFFAATWEMKETSGFSPLQVLGLMVFVFGFLFYVRKSTRTPNLTIAFFIFIFLFVLNHFLVFGFEQSFSQFGQSIRAILPFVLFFYFRKHLNSVIDIEGFLITFLIASVFPIGTLYYEILFDPIVEVYNTESRGGGLRLSGFYADLFGYMSHLICGFVCYCYFYIKNSNRKKKHFVFGNFGFIIVLLIFLVGVYNLRHQASWAVSIVLLIVFIYFIRKKVSVLQLAIFFVIMFGVGIYFYFEIFEVLYAKDISVAEGNADDSRALNGRVWIWRRYFAYWEDFNILSQVFGSGLAQHEKAKVMMSGGMHNDYVRIFFTTGIFGILCYLYFLLTVLRSSFKPMIVEFKFLLLANLIVVAMYSISSLPLLASGAMMYFVTAMFGQTNKRGIW, from the coding sequence ATGGCGAGTGCACTAAATAATTTTACTTGGGATTTTAAACTCTATAAACAATGGTTTGGTAGTAGAGAGGTTGCTTTGAAGTGGATGCTCGTTGTTATTTTGTTATTTCCTTTTTTTGCTGCAACATGGGAAATGAAAGAAACATCAGGTTTCTCACCTTTACAGGTATTAGGACTAATGGTTTTTGTTTTTGGATTTTTATTTTATGTCAGAAAAAGCACAAGAACACCTAACCTTACCATTGCCTTTTTTATTTTTATTTTTTTATTCGTTTTAAATCATTTTTTAGTATTTGGTTTTGAACAATCATTTTCTCAGTTTGGACAATCTATTAGAGCAATACTACCATTTGTTTTGTTTTTCTATTTTAGAAAACATTTAAATTCTGTTATTGATATAGAAGGCTTCTTAATTACGTTTCTTATTGCATCAGTTTTTCCAATTGGAACTTTGTATTATGAAATTTTATTTGATCCAATTGTTGAGGTTTATAATACAGAATCAAGAGGAGGTGGTTTGCGACTAAGTGGTTTTTATGCTGATTTATTCGGCTATATGAGTCATTTAATTTGTGGGTTTGTTTGCTACTGTTACTTTTATATTAAAAATAGTAACAGGAAAAAAAAGCACTTCGTCTTCGGGAATTTTGGATTTATAATTGTACTTCTCATATTTTTAGTAGGCGTTTATAATCTTAGGCATCAAGCCTCTTGGGCAGTTTCTATTGTTCTTTTAATTGTATTTATTTACTTCATTAGAAAAAAAGTATCAGTTTTACAATTGGCAATTTTTTTCGTTATTATGTTTGGCGTAGGAATCTATTTTTATTTTGAGATTTTTGAAGTTCTTTATGCAAAAGATATTAGTGTTGCCGAAGGTAATGCCGATGATTCTAGAGCTTTGAATGGTCGAGTGTGGATTTGGAGACGCTATTTTGCTTATTGGGAAGATTTTAATATTTTATCACAGGTTTTTGGTTCTGGTCTTGCTCAACATGAAAAAGCTAAAGTTATGATGAGTGGTGGTATGCATAATGATTATGTTCGAATCTTTTTTACTACTGGTATTTTTGGAATCTTATGTTATTTGTATTTCTTATTAACTGTTTTAAGAAGTTCATTTAAACCGATGATTGTAGAATTTAAATTTTTATTGCTTGCCAATTTGATTGTAGTTGCTATGTATAGTATAAGTTCATTGCCATTATTAGCTTCGGGAGCTATGATGTATTTTGTTACAGCAATGTTTGGACAAACCAATAAAAGAGGGATATGGTAA